The proteins below are encoded in one region of Petrotoga sibirica DSM 13575:
- a CDS encoding Rpn family recombination-promoting nuclease/putative transposase, whose translation MSELNNPHDAFFKKHFGNKKIAQNFLENYLPSEITKVLDLNYLTKEDKSYVDEDLKESHSDMLYKTRINGQDGYIYILFEHKSYNDPRVLLQLLKYILRIWEEKYNIKTNKLPIIIPLVIYNGENKWNIETKLINLIEGIEELPEIMKQYIPTYQYEIYDFSPEEKLGIVGLANLKAILQTTRVARVKTGEKFDEELIKAFEFLVGIKDKKTFDELFESCMLYLMYTRDDINIEKVEEVAKKVMDERGELIMTIAEKLKNEGMEKGKLEERKELIIEILNQRFGKDIDKKLEEKIRKANEETINQIKKNILSITIEELKEILK comes from the coding sequence ATGAGCGAATTAAACAACCCACACGATGCTTTCTTCAAAAAACATTTTGGTAACAAAAAAATAGCTCAAAATTTCTTAGAAAACTATTTACCTTCTGAGATTACCAAAGTACTAGACCTAAATTATTTAACCAAAGAAGACAAAAGCTATGTGGATGAAGATTTAAAAGAAAGCCACTCAGACATGTTGTACAAAACAAGGATAAATGGACAAGATGGATACATATACATTCTGTTTGAACACAAAAGCTACAATGATCCGCGTGTACTTCTACAACTTTTAAAATACATACTCAGAATATGGGAAGAAAAATACAACATCAAAACGAACAAATTACCTATAATAATACCACTAGTAATATACAATGGAGAAAACAAATGGAATATAGAGACGAAGTTAATAAATCTCATAGAAGGAATAGAAGAGCTACCAGAAATAATGAAACAATATATACCTACTTACCAATATGAGATATATGATTTCTCACCAGAAGAAAAATTAGGTATAGTAGGGTTAGCAAATTTAAAGGCGATATTACAAACGACAAGAGTGGCAAGAGTAAAAACAGGAGAAAAGTTTGACGAAGAATTAATAAAGGCGTTTGAATTTCTTGTTGGGATAAAAGACAAAAAGACGTTTGATGAATTGTTTGAATCGTGTATGCTTTATTTAATGTATACAAGGGACGATATAAACATAGAAAAGGTAGAAGAAGTAGCGAAAAAAGTAATGGATGAAAGGGGTGAATTGATAATGACAATAGCTGAAAAGTTGAAGAATGAAGGAATGGAAAAAGGTAAACTTGAAGAAAGAAAAGAATTAATAATTGAGATTCTAAACCAAAGGTTTGGAAAAGATATTGATAAAAAATTAGAAGAAAAGATCAGAAAAGCAAATGAAGAAACCATAAACCAAATAAAGAAGAACATTCTAAGCATAACCATAGAAGAACTAAAAGAAATATTGAAATAA
- a CDS encoding VanZ family protein, whose amino-acid sequence MERRKYILISLIFLIFWVGVILFFGTRNPEESSNQSYFVYNVIKSIDNVFDFSDTKWFREIEVFLKKLWLGDQYADSIALVRKSAHFGIYFILGVFSWLFGYLYSKRLLIGTLLGVSLPALIAALDEYSQEFVGRGSSLNDVLIDISGAVFANIIILVIYVVYKILKGIYLRHK is encoded by the coding sequence ATGGAAAGAAGAAAATATATACTAATATCATTAATTTTTTTAATTTTTTGGGTTGGAGTTATTTTGTTTTTTGGAACAAGAAATCCAGAGGAATCTTCAAATCAATCTTATTTTGTCTATAATGTTATTAAATCAATAGATAATGTATTTGATTTTTCAGATACAAAATGGTTTAGAGAGATAGAAGTATTTTTAAAGAAGTTGTGGCTTGGAGATCAATATGCTGATTCCATAGCACTTGTTAGAAAAAGTGCGCATTTTGGAATTTATTTTATACTTGGTGTGTTTTCTTGGTTGTTTGGATATTTGTATTCAAAGAGATTATTGATAGGGACTTTACTTGGAGTATCTTTACCAGCACTTATAGCTGCATTAGATGAATATTCTCAAGAGTTTGTTGGCAGAGGTTCTTCATTGAATGATGTTCTTATAGATATTTCAGGAGCTGTTTTTGCTAATATAATAATTCTGGTAATTTATGTGGTTTATAAAATTTTGAAGGGGATTTATCTAAGGCATAAATAA